A genome region from Ottowia testudinis includes the following:
- a CDS encoding YidB family protein codes for MGLLDSVIGSVLAGQNQQGGGLGNVLGGLLGGQQAPQQQGPGGLNMGLVAALAPVLMGMLANNSQHGGLGGLLDQFTRAGAGDAAQSWVGTGANQPVSPEVVTQALGPNVIGDIAAKLGVGHADAAGGIAQILPELIDKLTPHGQAPQGGLGSEGDIVGMLGKMLGR; via the coding sequence ATGGGTCTCCTCGATTCGGTCATTGGTTCGGTGCTGGCGGGTCAAAACCAGCAAGGCGGCGGCCTGGGCAATGTGCTCGGTGGCTTGCTGGGCGGCCAGCAGGCGCCGCAGCAGCAAGGCCCAGGCGGCCTGAACATGGGCCTCGTCGCCGCGCTGGCGCCGGTGCTCATGGGCATGCTGGCCAACAACAGCCAGCACGGCGGCCTGGGCGGCCTGCTGGATCAGTTCACCCGCGCTGGCGCGGGCGATGCGGCGCAGTCGTGGGTCGGCACCGGCGCCAACCAGCCGGTCAGCCCCGAAGTGGTGACGCAGGCGCTGGGCCCCAACGTGATCGGCGACATCGCCGCCAAACTGGGCGTGGGCCACGCCGACGCGGCCGGCGGCATCGCGCAGATCCTGCCCGAGCTGATCGACAAGCTGACGCCGCACGGCCAGGCGCCGCAGGGCGGGCTGGGCAGCGAAGGCGACATCGTCGGCATGCTGGGCAAGATGCTGGGGCGCTGA
- a CDS encoding NAD(P)H-dependent glycerol-3-phosphate dehydrogenase, whose translation MKIIVIGAGAWGTALAVSAARNPLGHRVVLWARDGAQAANIHDTRENARYLPGIPLPRELHVRGGDVQGLLDAVSAAELLVVATPVAGLRPALALLQGVEVPAAWLCKGFEPAQDPGAAHPFGLMPHEIQRQVAPGLRAGALSGPSFAQEVARGQPTALVAASRHAEVRQALVDAFHGPTLRVYGNDDLVGVEVGGAVKNVLAIATGLADGLNLGLNARAALITRGLAEMARLGLALGGRQESFMGLSGLGDLVLTATGDLSRNRKVGLLLAEGKTLQDAVQSLGHVAEGVYSARTVLQRARHLGVEMPITECMVALLAGELKPVEAVAALMGRDPKGELL comes from the coding sequence ATGAAAATCATAGTAATCGGTGCGGGTGCCTGGGGTACGGCGCTGGCCGTCAGCGCGGCGCGCAACCCGCTCGGCCACCGCGTCGTGCTGTGGGCGCGCGACGGCGCGCAGGCCGCCAACATCCACGACACGCGCGAGAACGCGCGCTACCTGCCGGGCATTCCGCTGCCGCGCGAGCTGCATGTGCGTGGCGGCGACGTGCAGGGGCTGCTCGATGCCGTGTCCGCGGCCGAACTGCTGGTCGTGGCCACGCCCGTCGCCGGCCTGCGGCCGGCGCTGGCGCTGCTGCAAGGCGTCGAGGTGCCGGCCGCCTGGCTGTGCAAGGGCTTCGAGCCGGCGCAAGACCCTGGCGCGGCGCACCCGTTCGGCTTGATGCCGCACGAAATCCAGCGTCAGGTGGCGCCGGGCTTGCGCGCCGGCGCCCTGAGCGGTCCCAGCTTCGCACAGGAAGTGGCGCGCGGCCAGCCCACCGCGCTGGTGGCCGCCAGCCGCCACGCCGAGGTGCGGCAGGCGCTGGTCGACGCCTTCCACGGCCCCACGCTGCGCGTGTATGGCAACGACGACCTGGTGGGCGTCGAAGTCGGCGGCGCGGTGAAGAACGTGCTCGCCATCGCTACCGGCCTGGCCGACGGCCTGAACCTGGGATTGAACGCGCGCGCCGCGCTGATCACGCGCGGCCTGGCCGAGATGGCGCGGCTGGGGCTGGCGCTGGGCGGCCGGCAGGAATCCTTCATGGGCTTGTCTGGCCTGGGCGATCTGGTGCTGACGGCCACCGGCGATTTGAGCCGCAACCGCAAGGTCGGCCTGCTGCTGGCCGAGGGCAAAACGCTGCAGGACGCCGTGCAATCGCTCGGCCACGTGGCTGAAGGCGTGTACAGCGCCCGCACCGTGCTGCAGCGCGCGCGGCACCTCGGCGTCGAGATGCCGATCACCGAATGCATGGTGGCGCTGCTGGCCGGCGAGCTGAAACCCGTCGAAGCCGTGGCGGCGCTGATGGGGCGCGACCCGAAGGGTGAGCTGCTCTGA
- the secB gene encoding protein-export chaperone SecB — protein MADQDPVFNIQRVYLKEASLEQPNSPAILLEQEQPSVEINLGVGADNIADGVFEITVTATVQTKIKDKTVFLAECKQAGIFEMRNIPEDQMGAVVGVACPQIVYPYLRGNVADLIQRAGFPPVHLAEINFQSMYEQQQAAQADGTPVITQ, from the coding sequence ATGGCCGATCAGGATCCCGTGTTCAACATCCAGCGCGTCTACCTCAAGGAAGCCTCGCTCGAGCAACCCAATTCCCCCGCCATCCTGCTGGAGCAGGAGCAGCCCTCGGTCGAAATCAACCTGGGCGTCGGTGCCGACAACATCGCCGACGGCGTGTTCGAGATCACCGTCACCGCCACCGTGCAGACCAAGATCAAGGACAAAACGGTGTTCCTGGCCGAATGCAAGCAGGCCGGCATCTTCGAAATGCGCAACATCCCCGAGGACCAGATGGGCGCCGTGGTGGGTGTGGCCTGCCCGCAAATCGTCTATCCCTACCTGCGCGGCAACGTGGCCGATCTGATCCAGCGCGCCGGCTTTCCGCCCGTGCACTTGGCCGAGATCAACTTCCAGTCCATGTACGAACAGCAGCAGGCCGCGCAGGCCGACGGCACGCCCGTCATCACGCAGTAA
- the grxC gene encoding glutaredoxin 3 codes for MQAIKMYSTGTCPYCIRAKQILKAKGVTEIEEIRVDLDPAQRATMMQMTGRRTVPQIFIGGTHVGGHDDLVALDQRGGLDPLLAGGA; via the coding sequence ATGCAAGCCATCAAGATGTATTCCACCGGCACCTGCCCGTACTGCATTCGTGCCAAGCAGATCCTCAAGGCCAAGGGCGTGACCGAGATCGAAGAGATTCGCGTTGACCTCGATCCGGCACAACGCGCCACCATGATGCAGATGACCGGCCGCCGCACCGTGCCGCAGATTTTCATTGGCGGCACCCACGTGGGCGGCCACGACGATTTGGTCGCGCTCGACCAGCGCGGCGGGCTTGATCCTCTGCTGGCCGGCGGCGCCTGA
- a CDS encoding rhodanese-like domain-containing protein: MDFLLANWMLILVALISGSMLLAPMVTGGGGAGISPAAAVQLINREKAVVIDVCETAEYQAGHVGGAKSIPLAELEAKLPAVVKNKATPLVLVCASGMRSGRAVAAAKKLGYDNAQSLAGGLKSWREANLPIEKA; encoded by the coding sequence GTGGATTTTCTATTGGCGAACTGGATGCTGATCCTGGTGGCGCTCATCTCGGGCAGCATGCTGCTGGCGCCGATGGTGACGGGCGGCGGCGGCGCGGGCATCTCGCCCGCAGCGGCGGTGCAGTTGATCAACCGCGAAAAAGCGGTGGTGATCGACGTCTGCGAGACCGCCGAGTACCAGGCCGGCCACGTCGGCGGCGCCAAGAGTATTCCGCTGGCCGAGCTGGAGGCCAAGCTGCCGGCGGTGGTCAAGAACAAGGCCACGCCGCTGGTGTTGGTGTGCGCCTCGGGCATGCGCTCGGGCCGTGCGGTGGCTGCTGCCAAGAAGCTGGGCTACGACAACGCCCAATCGCTGGCTGGCGGCCTGAAGAGCTGGCGCGAGGCCAACCTGCCGATTGAAAAGGCCTGA
- the gpmA gene encoding 2,3-diphosphoglycerate-dependent phosphoglycerate mutase: MHKLVLIRHGESTWNLENRFTGWTDVDLTPAGIEQAVQAGRLLKAEGYDFDAAYTSVLTRAIRTLHLALDEMDRLWLPTVKHWRLNERHYGALQGLNKAETAQKYGESQVMVWRRSYDTPPPALDAGDARGERADPRYAQLKPEEVPLTECLKDTVARVLPLWTESMAPAIQAGQRLVVAAHGNSIRALVKYLDGISDADIVGLNIPNGIPLVYELDASLQPIRRYYLGNAEAAAQAAAAVASQGKA; the protein is encoded by the coding sequence ATGCACAAACTCGTTCTGATCCGTCACGGCGAATCCACCTGGAACCTCGAAAACCGCTTCACCGGCTGGACCGATGTGGACCTGACGCCTGCCGGCATCGAGCAAGCCGTTCAGGCGGGCCGCCTGCTGAAGGCCGAAGGCTACGACTTCGATGCCGCCTACACCAGCGTGCTGACGCGCGCCATCCGCACCTTGCACCTGGCGTTGGACGAGATGGATCGCCTGTGGCTGCCCACGGTCAAGCACTGGCGCCTGAACGAGCGCCACTACGGCGCGCTGCAGGGCTTGAACAAGGCCGAAACCGCCCAGAAATATGGCGAAAGCCAAGTGATGGTCTGGCGCCGCAGCTACGACACGCCGCCGCCCGCGCTGGATGCTGGCGATGCGCGCGGCGAGCGCGCCGACCCGCGCTACGCCCAGCTGAAGCCCGAGGAAGTGCCGCTGACCGAATGCCTGAAGGACACCGTGGCGCGCGTGCTGCCGTTGTGGACCGAATCCATGGCGCCCGCCATCCAGGCCGGCCAGCGCCTGGTGGTAGCGGCGCACGGCAATTCGATCCGCGCGCTGGTCAAGTATCTGGATGGCATTTCCGACGCCGACATCGTGGGCCTGAACATTCCCAATGGCATTCCGCTGGTGTACGAGTTGGACGCCAGCCTCCAGCCGATTCGCCGCTACTACCTGGGCAATGCCGAAGCCGCCGCCCAGGCCGCGGCGGCCGTTGCCAGCCAGGGCAAGGCTTGA
- a CDS encoding S41 family peptidase produces MSQKTKIAGWIAVGALAGALTTVSLQTVARGTMAPLPLEELQQLAAVFGMIKSDYVEPVDEKKLITDAISGMVSSLDPHSQYFDKKTFKEFREGTSGKFVGVGIEITQEDGLIRVVSPIEGSPADRAGLKPGDLITRIDDAAVKGLSLNEAVKRMRGEPGTKVLLTILRKDENRSFPVTITREEIRTQSVKSKMVEPGYAWLRLSQFQERTVDDFVAKLEDIYKREPNLKGLVLDLRNDPGGLLDAAVAVSTAFLPEGVTVVSTNGQIEESKSIYKARPEDYMRRRGADPLKRLPAALKSVPMVVLVNEGSASASEIVAGALQDHKRAVVMGSQTFGKGSVQTVRPLGPDTALKITTARYYTPNGHSIQAKGIVPDIMVDDTAEGSPYAVLRMREADLEKHLSGAQEEKKDPALEKEREAAMKRLEEESRKPAAQRRPPEYGSAQDFPLLQALAKLKGQPVKVSKTLVERKEETKTE; encoded by the coding sequence ATGAGCCAGAAAACCAAGATCGCCGGATGGATCGCCGTGGGCGCGCTGGCCGGCGCGCTGACCACGGTGTCACTGCAGACCGTGGCGCGCGGCACCATGGCGCCTCTGCCGCTGGAAGAGTTGCAGCAACTGGCCGCCGTGTTCGGCATGATCAAGTCCGACTACGTCGAACCAGTGGATGAGAAAAAACTCATCACCGACGCCATCTCGGGCATGGTGTCCAGCCTTGACCCGCATTCGCAGTATTTCGACAAGAAGACCTTCAAGGAATTCCGCGAAGGCACGTCGGGCAAGTTTGTTGGCGTCGGCATCGAGATCACGCAGGAAGACGGGCTGATCCGCGTGGTTTCGCCCATCGAAGGTTCACCGGCAGACCGCGCGGGACTCAAGCCGGGCGACTTGATCACCCGCATTGACGACGCCGCCGTCAAGGGCCTGTCGCTCAATGAAGCCGTCAAGCGCATGCGCGGCGAGCCGGGCACCAAGGTGCTGCTCACCATCCTGCGCAAGGACGAGAACCGGAGCTTTCCGGTCACCATCACGCGCGAGGAAATCCGCACCCAGTCGGTCAAATCCAAGATGGTCGAGCCGGGCTATGCCTGGCTGCGTCTTTCGCAGTTCCAAGAGCGCACGGTTGACGACTTCGTCGCCAAGCTCGAGGACATCTACAAGCGCGAGCCCAACCTGAAGGGCCTGGTACTGGATCTGCGCAACGACCCCGGCGGCTTGCTCGACGCGGCGGTGGCGGTGTCGACGGCCTTCCTGCCCGAAGGCGTGACCGTGGTGTCGACCAATGGGCAGATCGAGGAAAGCAAGTCGATCTACAAGGCGCGCCCCGAGGACTACATGCGCCGCCGCGGCGCCGATCCGCTCAAGCGGCTGCCCGCGGCGCTCAAGTCGGTGCCGATGGTGGTGCTGGTGAACGAAGGCTCGGCCTCGGCCAGCGAGATCGTGGCCGGCGCGCTGCAGGATCACAAGCGCGCGGTGGTCATGGGCAGCCAGACCTTCGGCAAGGGCTCGGTGCAGACGGTGCGCCCGCTCGGCCCCGACACAGCGCTCAAGATCACCACCGCGCGCTACTACACGCCCAATGGCCACAGCATCCAGGCCAAGGGCATCGTGCCCGACATCATGGTCGATGACACGGCCGAGGGCAGCCCCTATGCCGTGCTGCGCATGCGCGAGGCCGACCTTGAAAAGCACCTGAGTGGCGCGCAAGAAGAAAAGAAAGATCCCGCGCTGGAAAAAGAGCGCGAGGCCGCCATGAAGCGCCTGGAGGAAGAATCGCGCAAGCCCGCCGCCCAGCGCCGCCCGCCCGAGTACGGCAGCGCGCAGGACTTCCCCCTGCTGCAGGCGCTGGCCAAGCTCAAGGGCCAGCCCGTGAAGGTCAGCAAGACGCTGGTCGAGCGCAAGGAAGAAACCAAAACCGAATAA
- a CDS encoding HesA/MoeB/ThiF family protein: MDDRQLLRYSRHLLLDDIGVEGQQRLLDSHALIVGAGGLGSPVALYLASAGVGQITIVDDDAVDLTNLQRQIMHTEARVGHPKVASAEAAIAAINPGVRVHALAERADEQRLTALTASVDVVLDCTDNFATRHAINRACVATRRPLVAGAAIGFDGQLSVYDLRRADSPCYACVFPPSQTVEEARCATMGVFAPLVGVIGTLQASEAIKLICAVGLPLVGRLLLLDARRTEWTELRVPRQPDCPVCGHRHAT, from the coding sequence ATGGACGACCGGCAACTGCTGCGCTATTCGCGCCACCTGCTGCTCGACGACATCGGCGTCGAAGGGCAGCAGCGTCTGCTGGACTCGCACGCGCTGATCGTCGGCGCCGGCGGCTTGGGCTCGCCGGTGGCGCTTTACCTCGCCAGCGCTGGCGTCGGGCAGATCACCATCGTCGATGACGACGCGGTCGACCTGACCAACCTGCAGCGCCAGATCATGCACACCGAGGCGCGCGTGGGCCATCCCAAGGTGGCTTCGGCCGAAGCAGCCATCGCCGCCATCAATCCCGGCGTGCGCGTGCACGCGCTCGCCGAGCGGGCCGACGAACAGCGGCTCACCGCGCTGACGGCCAGCGTCGATGTGGTTCTGGACTGCACCGACAACTTCGCCACCCGCCACGCGATCAACCGCGCATGCGTCGCCACGCGCCGGCCGCTGGTGGCGGGCGCGGCGATCGGCTTCGACGGCCAACTGTCGGTGTACGACCTGCGCCGGGCCGATTCGCCGTGCTACGCCTGCGTGTTTCCGCCCAGTCAAACCGTCGAAGAGGCACGCTGCGCCACCATGGGGGTGTTCGCGCCGCTGGTGGGGGTGATCGGCACGCTGCAGGCCAGCGAGGCGATCAAGCTGATTTGCGCCGTTGGCCTGCCCCTGGTCGGGCGCCTGCTGCTGTTGGATGCCCGGCGCACTGAGTGGACCGAGTTGCGGGTGCCGCGGCAGCCCGATTGTCCGGTTTGCGGCCACCGCCACGCCACGTAA
- a CDS encoding response regulator, producing the protein MPGPSAVRAYFVEDNPTIRENLIATLEELGGVAPIGYAETEQQGSEWLTQHTSQWDLAIVDLFLKQGSGLGVLQACRARNPEQKVVVLTNYATPDIRVRCQQLGVDAVFDKSNDIEALIEFCLEMKGTA; encoded by the coding sequence ATGCCCGGCCCCAGTGCAGTGCGAGCCTATTTCGTCGAAGATAACCCCACCATCCGCGAGAACCTGATCGCCACCCTTGAAGAACTGGGCGGCGTGGCCCCGATCGGTTATGCCGAGACGGAGCAGCAGGGCAGCGAATGGCTGACCCAACACACCTCGCAGTGGGATCTGGCGATCGTTGACCTGTTTCTCAAGCAAGGCAGCGGGCTCGGTGTGCTGCAGGCTTGCCGCGCGCGCAACCCCGAACAAAAAGTGGTCGTGCTCACCAACTATGCAACCCCGGATATCCGTGTGCGCTGCCAGCAGCTGGGTGTCGACGCCGTATTCGACAAATCCAACGACATCGAAGCCTTGATCGAGTTCTGCCTTGAGATGAAGGGCACGGCCTGA